The Vallitalea okinawensis sequence AATTGTCCTTCTTCTTCACCAATATATTTTACTATGAATTGATATTCTAAAGGAGAGGGCTCTAATACGCAAGACATGTTTGCACTATATCTATCATCTTTAACTTCTTTTCTTCCCGGTAAAATAACTTCATCTAAATTTATTATAACTTCTTTATCTATTATATTATTTTCATTAATAAGCTGATCTTCTTTATCAAGTATTCCATTAATATTAATATCTCTCCATATTTGAATACTACCTTCATTATAAGTACTATCAAAAGATATATCTTCAATTTTAGTACCTGAATTACCATCAGCAGCAATAGTTATTAAACCCTCATTTTTTTTATTATTATATATTTCTTTCGATACGTATGCATTATTCTTATTTAATTCATTTATTAGATATTCTTCTTTTAATTTAATCCATTCGTTAAGTATTGACACACTTTCATCAAACTCATTGTTTGTATAAATCCTTGAATTATTAGAACCATCTGATGAAAAATCGACATAATCTTTATATCTATCTGCATATACATCATCCTTTATCATATCATAAATATTTTCAATTTCAGCTAATAGATATTCACTTAGTTTATTATTATTAGTATATCTCCATATTACTTGATTAATCTCATCAACATATTTGGGATTTTTCAATATTTTATAATTTAATAAATTTAAAGGAATATTTAACTGCGTCATTGGTACTGGATGTGCACTAAATCCAAATGTATCCCATGCTATTGGTTCAAATTTCCCACTTGAAGGATCAAAGTATAATTTATTATTGTGATTGCTATCAACATGAAGACTACCACTTATCTCCATGTGTCCATACCAATTGATATATTTATCTAAATCTAATATTTTTTCTATTTCATATGGAAAAATCTCATCCTTGGTTTGATTAACTTTTTCGATTAATATCTCAAGATCTCCAAAATCATTTTCTTCCATCACATTATATTCAGCAAACTTTTCCCACTTATGTGCTTCATTCCATATGCCAGGAACTTCACCCACATAAAGATTTGATGGTAATCTCTTATTATTACGCAAAAAAGACTCATCTGTTTGGTCAATAGATAAGTATATACCTACATATTTGTTATTAATAAATAATCTTATAGGCTGTACTTCAGCAGTAAGTATTCCCATATTCTTAGCCAATTCTGCTTCCAAATAATCTACAAGCATACTTTTT is a genomic window containing:
- a CDS encoding CotH kinase family protein; the protein is MSNKKKMYKILITLSLIVMIVFVSMTFVVIKENYKLVKYREDYNPISIESLREGYHDVFKHAYNSLTISNNPSNNSDLNSYYLNVDPNEFKSLSNDLPQSGEEYIDAYMKYEDEMHKVKLRFRGDNTWHWLYDKKSFRVKTKKDDLVEGVRKFNFVNPREKSMLVDYLEAELAKNMGILTAEVQPIRLFINNKYVGIYLSIDQTDESFLRNNKRLPSNLYVGEVPGIWNEAHKWEKFAEYNVMEENDFGDLEILIEKVNQTKDEIFPYEIEKILDLDKYINWYGHMEISGSLHVDSNHNNKLYFDPSSGKFEPIAWDTFGFSAHPVPMTQLNIPLNLLNYKILKNPKYVDEINQVIWRYTNNNKLSEYLLAEIENIYDMIKDDVYADRYKDYVDFSSDGSNNSRIYTNNEFDESVSILNEWIKLKEEYLINELNKNNAYVSKEIYNNKKNEGLITIAADGNSGTKIEDISFDSTYNEGSIQIWRDININGILDKEDQLINENNIIDKEVIINLDEVILPGRKEVKDDRYSANMSCVLEPSPLEYQFIVKYIGEEEGQ